From Planctomycetota bacterium, a single genomic window includes:
- the rsmB gene encoding 16S rRNA (cytosine(967)-C(5))-methyltransferase RsmB: MKRYFFGSSPRAVATFVCYVVNGSDQRARELLEHELERSQFDRRDRDLATELVYGAVRRRGTLDHLLARVSSIPLRKIQPRVLEILRIGAYQLLFLDKVPASAAVNEAVTIARRVATPKGAGFVNACLRTLARAIVAKRGEQGSDPRCAVPVGEGAWCVLDRPLLPSPTASPAKYLAAAYSHPEWLVQRWLARLGEAKTRELCDHDNTHAGVVLRVNRLRTTRDDLVAEVIRSGRWARPIGTEHVLVDQGGALDELAALRDGLCTVQGVAASAAAPLLDPQPGERVLDVCSAPGSKACQIAELAKGQAEVVALDLSPKRLKQVAENVKRLGARTVWPVAGDGASCAALFRAEFDAVLVDAPCSNTGVLSRRVESRWRITPERIRELAQLQRRLLGSAASVARPGGRLVYSTCSLEPEENELVVESLCAEQADWKVVSSRCILPSETNDDGGYVALLQRAGRGSTGG, translated from the coding sequence ATGAAGCGTTACTTCTTCGGCAGCAGCCCCCGGGCGGTTGCCACGTTCGTCTGCTACGTTGTGAACGGGAGCGACCAGCGCGCCAGGGAACTGCTCGAGCACGAACTCGAGCGGAGCCAGTTCGACCGACGCGACCGCGACCTGGCCACCGAACTGGTCTACGGCGCGGTGCGACGGCGCGGGACGCTGGATCACCTGCTGGCTCGCGTGAGCAGCATCCCGCTCAGGAAGATACAGCCGCGGGTGCTCGAGATCCTGCGGATCGGCGCCTATCAGTTGCTGTTCCTTGACAAGGTGCCTGCCTCGGCTGCGGTGAACGAGGCGGTGACGATCGCGAGGCGGGTCGCCACGCCGAAAGGCGCGGGGTTCGTGAACGCCTGCCTGCGCACCCTGGCCCGAGCCATTGTGGCCAAGCGCGGCGAACAGGGCAGCGACCCGCGCTGCGCGGTGCCCGTGGGCGAGGGCGCGTGGTGCGTGCTGGACAGACCCCTCCTTCCGTCGCCCACGGCGTCTCCGGCGAAGTACCTCGCGGCCGCCTACTCGCATCCCGAGTGGCTGGTGCAGCGATGGCTCGCCCGTCTCGGCGAGGCGAAGACCCGCGAACTGTGCGACCACGACAACACCCACGCAGGGGTGGTCCTGCGGGTGAATCGCCTGCGGACGACGCGCGACGACCTGGTGGCAGAGGTGATTCGCTCGGGGCGCTGGGCGCGGCCCATCGGCACCGAGCACGTGCTCGTGGACCAGGGCGGGGCTCTGGACGAGTTGGCCGCGCTCCGCGACGGGCTGTGCACGGTGCAGGGCGTGGCGGCGTCGGCCGCGGCGCCCCTGCTCGACCCGCAACCCGGCGAGCGGGTGCTCGACGTGTGCTCGGCGCCCGGCTCCAAGGCCTGCCAGATCGCCGAGCTGGCGAAGGGGCAGGCGGAGGTCGTGGCGCTCGACCTGTCGCCCAAGCGGCTGAAGCAGGTGGCCGAAAACGTCAAACGCCTCGGGGCGCGCACCGTGTGGCCCGTGGCGGGTGACGGGGCCTCGTGCGCGGCGCTCTTCCGCGCGGAGTTTGACGCCGTGCTGGTGGATGCGCCGTGCTCGAACACAGGGGTGCTCTCGCGCCGGGTGGAGAGCCGCTGGCGGATCACGCCCGAGCGGATCCGCGAGCTGGCGCAGCTCCAGCGGCGTCTGCTCGGCTCGGCTGCCAGCGTCGCCAGACCCGGAGGGCGGCTCGTGTACAGCACGTGCAGCCTGGAGCCGGAGGAGAACGAACTGGTCGTCGAGAGCCTCTGCGCCGAGCAGGCAGACTGGAAAGTTGTGAGCTCAAGATGTATACTGCCGTCGGAGACGAACGACGACGGCGGGTACGTGGCGCTCCTGCAACGTGCGGGGCGCGGTTCCACTGGGGGCTGA